Proteins from one Ipomoea triloba cultivar NCNSP0323 chromosome 1, ASM357664v1 genomic window:
- the LOC116024034 gene encoding scopoletin glucosyltransferase-like, which yields MAAYDQLHVFFFPMMAQGHMIPTLDMAKLFASRGVRATIITTPRNQPVFSDSIVKATTELGRRIQIVVLDFPAARAGLPEGCERLDLAPDDAVPNFHAACAMLQEPLEELLEQHRPDCLVADMFFPWATDAAAKFRVPRLVFHGTSYIALCGWYNLRVYDPFKNVTSDCEPVSIPNLPHDIRLTRLQLSPVDRGLLDSYSGELMKRVRESDVNSYGVIFNSFYELEREYADYYRNDLGIKAWPVGPLSLCNESRAERGDKPSIDEHQCLEWLDSKAPNSIVYICFGSGMASFAPNQLGELARGIESSGLDFVWVIRKGRGEGAEDEKWMPEGFEERTKERGLVIRGWAPQVVILDHQAVGAFVTHCGWNSTLEGVCAGVPFVTWPMCAEQFYNEKLVTQVLRTGVGVGSKKWMRSGNDGVKSDAIAEAMKRVMMEGEELKSRAKAYKEMAKKAIEEGGSSYCGLTALLDELTTLHSSRKH from the coding sequence ATGGCGGCTTATGATCAACTCCACGTTTTCTTCTTCCCCATGATGGCTCAAGGCCACATGATCCCAACTCTCGACATGGCAAAACTCTTCGCTTCTCGAGGCGTTAGGGCCACCATTATCACCACCCCGCGAAACCAGCCCGTCTTCTCCGACTCAATCGTCAAAGCCACGACAGAACTCGGCCGGCGAATCCAAATCGTCGTCCTGGATTTTCCGGCCGCCCGGGCCGGCTTGCCGGAAGGTTGCGAGCGGCTAGATCTCGCGCCGGACGATGCGGTCCCGAATTTCCATGCAGCCTGTGCGATGCTCCAGGAGCCCTTGGAAGAGCTTTTAGAGCAACACCGACCGGATTGTCTCGTCGCCGACATGTTTTTCCCGTGGGCCACCGATGCGGCGGCGAAATTCCGCGTCCCGCGGTTGGTTTTTCACGGCACGAGCTATATCGCGTTGTGCGGGTGGTATAACCTCCGGGTTTATGATCCGTTTAAGAATGTGACGTCAGATTGTGAACCCGTTTCTATTCCGAATCTCCCGCATGACATCAGGCTGACGAGGCTGCAGCTCTCCCCGGTCGACCGTGGGTTGTTGGATTCTTATTCGGGGGAATTAATGAAACGGGTTAGGGAATCCGATGTTAATTCGTACGGGGTGATTTTCAACAGTTTTTATGAGCTGGAGAGAGAGTACGCGGATTACTATAGGAATGATTTGGGGATAAAGGCCTGGCCGGTCGGACCGCTTTCTCTTTGCAATGAAAGTAGAGCGGAAAGAGGGGATAAACCCTCCATAGACGAACACCAATGCTTGGAATGGCTCGATTCCAAGGCCCCCAATTCCATTGTTTATATCTGTTTCGGGAGCGGAATGGCCAGCTTTGCTCCCAATCAGCTCGGCGAGCTCGCCCGGGGGATCGAATCCTCCGGGCTGGACTTCGTCTGGGTAATCCGAAAGGGGCGGGGCGAGGGCGCGGAGGATGAGAAATGGATGCCAGAAGGATTTGAGGAGAGGACTAAAGAGCGAGGGCTGGTCATAAGAGGGTGGGCCCCTCAGGTGGTCATCCTGGACCACCAGGCAGTAGGAGCTTTCGTGACGCATTGCGGGTGGAACTCGACTCTGGAAGGAGTCTGTGCTGGGGTGCCGTTTGTGACGTGGCCCATGTGTGCTGAACAGTTTTACAACGAGAAGCTAGTGACCCAGGTTTTGAGGACCGGGGTCGGGGTGGGGTCGAAAAAATGGATGAGGTCGGGGAATGATGGGGTGAAGAGTGATGCCATTGCTGAGGCAATGAAGAGAGTgatgatggagggtgaagaGTTGAAGAGCAGAGCAAAGGCTTACAAAGAGATGGCTAAGAAAGCTATTGAGGAAGGAGGGTCTTCTTACTGTGGTTTGACTGCTTTGCTAGACGAATTAACCACACTTCATTCTTCAAGAAAACATTGA
- the LOC116024044 gene encoding cysteine proteinase RD21A-like, which produces MQNPNDTMASFKISLCVLCAFFVLSSALDMSIIHYDEQHGVKGTALPRSNEEVMRIYETWLVKHRKSYNALGEKGRRFEAFKDNLQFVDEHNSVEGRSYKVGLNRFADLTNDEFRSLYVGGRIDRKGRLIKSSTKRHAFHHGDRVPESVDWREKGAVTPVKDQGQCGSCWAFSTIGAVEGINQIVTGDLISLSEQELVSCDKIYNMGCNGGLMDYAYDFIVKNGGIDTEEDYPYKAQDTYCDTSKRNTRVVSIDGYEDVPENDEKSLMKAVAHQPVSVAIEAGGRAFQFYESGVFTGLCGTQLDHGVLAVGYGSENGTDYWVVKNSWGPNWGDNGYIKLERNLGNTSTGKCGIAMEASYPIKNSPNPPNPGPSPPSPPEKPPTECDDYYSCPIGSTCCCIYQYSNICFGWGCCPIDSATCCDDYYYCCPPDYPVCDTAQGTCLMSEGSPMKIKAFRRGPAISKGVNWNQMLNYN; this is translated from the exons ATGCAAAACCCCAACGATACGATGGCTTCTTTCAAGATTTCTCTATGCGTTCTCTGCGCGTTTTTCGTTCTTTCGTCGGCCCTCGACATGTCCATCATCCACTACGACGAGCAGCACGGCGTGAAGGGAACGGCCCTCCCCCGCTCCAACGAGGAGGTGATGAGGATCTACGAGACGTGGCTCGTGAAGCACCGCAAGAGCTATAATGCCCTCGGGGAGAAGGGGAGGCGCTTCGAGGCGTTCAAGGATAATCTGCAGTTCGTCGACGAGCATAACTCCGTCGAGGGACGGAGTTACAAGGTTGGGCTGAACCGCTTCGCCGATCTCACCAATGACGAGTTCCGGTCCTTGTACGTTGGGGGAAGGATCGACCGGAAGGGCCGGCTGATCAAGAGTTCCACGAAAAGGCACGCTTTCCACCACGGCGACCGTGTCCCGGAATCCGTTGACTGGAGAGAGAAAGGTGCCGTTACTCCTGTCAAAGATCAAGGCCAGTGTG GGAGTTGTTGGGCATTCTCAACTATTGGCGCTGTGGAGGGAATAAATCAGATTGTTACCGGGGACCTGATCTCCCTGTCAGAGCAAGAACTGGTGTCTTGTGACAAGATTTACAACATGGGATGCAATGGTGGTCTTATGGATTATGCCTATGATTTCATTGTCAAAAATGGAGGGATTGACACCGAGGAAGACTACCCTTACAAAGCTCAGGATACTTACTGTGATACTTCTAAG AGAAATACACGTGTGGTTTCCATTGATGGGTATGAAGATGTTCCCGAAAACGATGAGAAGTCATTGATGAAGGCTGTTGCTCATCAGCCTGTTAGTGTTGCCATTGAAGCTGGTGGTCGGGCATTCCAATTCTATGAATCG GGTGTGTTCACCGGGTTGTGTGGGACACAACTAGATCATGGCGTTCTGGCCGTTGGATACGGGAGCGAAAACGGAACGGATTACTGGGTGGTGAAGAATTCATGGGGCCCAAACTGGGGTGACAATGGATACATTAAGCTTGAGCGCAACTTGGGCAACACATCAACAGGCAAATGCGGTATTGCAATGGAGGCTTCGTACCCCATAAAGAACAGTCCCAACCCTCCGAATCCCGGGCCATCCCCGCCGTCTCCACCGGAAAAGCCCCCCACCGAATGCGACGACTACTACAGCTGCCCCATCGGCAGTACATGCTGCTGTATTTACCAGTACTCCAACATCTGCTTCGGCTGGGGATGCTGCCCTATAGACTCCGCCACCTGCTGTGATGACTACTACTACTGCTGCCCACCAGACTACCCCGTCTGTGATACCGCCCAGGGCACATGCCTAATG AGCGAGGGGAGCCCGATGAAAATAAAAGCATTTAGGAGAGGACCTGCGATATCGAAAGGAGTAAACTGGAACCAGATGCTCAACTATAATTGA